The region CCCTCAACATCGACGGCCGCGACCGCACCGCCTCGCTCAAGGTCGAGGTGGAGAAGATCGACACGCCGACCGATGCGGAAGTAGAGGCCACCTCGCCGATCGAGGGCGCCGGCGCGTCGGTTACGGTCCTGGATCCCACGTGGGCGCCCGGCGAGACTTTGTACGGGAAGGCGTTCGCCTATGCCGGATCCGGCGGCGCCGGGCAGCGCTCCGAGGCGGCGGTGTTCGCGGTGCCGCGCGAGGGCACGGGCACGGCCGGTGCGCCCAGGGTCTACATCATCCCATTGCTGGCCTCGCGCACGCAGACGGAGGAAGTGCTGCGCGTGGGCGGTGACATCGGCGCAGGCGGCGCGGAGCCGCTGGAGTACCGGTACCGGATAGACGACGCCGCGCCCAGCGTGTACGCCGCGCTCGGAGTCAGCGGGTCCACCGTGGACCTCGTAGTGGCCAAGGCCAAGTTCTACGACAAGGAGTTCGCTGCCCAACTGCGGGACGCCGCCGGCGTCGAGAGCGACTGGGTGACTTGGACCGTGATCGGCGAGTACGAGGGAACGGCGCCGGGCACCGGCCGGCTCAAGCCGACGATCCCGATGGATACGACGGGCTGGCTCCCGTTCGGGCGCGGCGGCGATGTCGCGTCGGACGTTGTGGAACAGGCTGGCCGCAACTTCACCAACGGCACGATGCTCGACGCGAGCCGGAACATCGTGAACGTCTACCGTTCAGCATTGGACGAGCCGGTTGCCAACCTGTTCAAGCGAGGGTCGGATACAGCGGCAGACGTGGTGGCTACGGCGGCACGTACTTTCATAATTCCGACCGCCGTTGACGCAACTTTTCGCCCGACAAGTGTGTATCGGGGCGGGGCGTTTGAGTCGGTGGACAACCTTTTCAAGCGCGGGTCGGATACCCTTGGCGACGTGCTGGACACGGCTACTCGTTTCGCCGCCGCGGAGACCGGAGCCAACAAGACCGAAACGCGAACCTCTGCGGACACGACAGCGGTCGCCGGTACAGCGGCAGCAACGGTGCAAAGCGGGGCGGCTCGGGGGCAGGGGGGATTCACAAACTCTACTGGCGCTCTCGTGTCAACGGCTGTGGAGTCCGGGGCTAAGGCAGTCAACCGACTCTACGCAAAGGTTCTAGCCGGAGATGCAGACAATCTGGACAACGTAGTGAACGGAACGACATACGCACGCCCTCTGGCCTCTCGCATCAGCTCTGGTAAGCCGCTCATTGATTTCTCAGAGGCTATCCACAGCAACAAGACTCAAGACTACATCGCCGATAGTGCGACTCGCTTCGCTGCCGCTGAGACCGGGGCCAACAAGACCGAGACACGAACTTCGGCCGATACTGCGGCCGTATCTGGCACAGCAGCGGCGACAGTCAAAAGTGGGGCGGCTCGGGGACAGGGGGGATTCACAAACTCTACTGGCGCTCTCGTGTCAACGGCTGTGGAGTCCGNNNNNNNNNNNNNNNNNNNNNNNNNNNNNNNNNNNNNNNNNNNNNNNNNNNNNNNNNNNNNNNNNNNNNNNNNNNNNNNNNNNNNNNNNNNNNNNNNNNNGGGCTAAGGCAGTTAATCGCCTGCTGGCGAAGGTTCTAGCCGGAGATGCCAACTCGCTCGACGGCGTAACAGACGGAACGACCTACAAGAGAATCACCGGCGTCTCAAGTGGGCTGGTCCAGACTGGGAGCATCGCTAATGCGAGCGTCACTAAGGCGAAGACCGAGGCCCGGAACCGCTGCCGACTGACTAATGGCAGCAATTGGGCGATCCCCAACAGCACGATCGTGACACTCAGCTGGAACACTGAGACCTACGACAATGGGGGGCTGCACGACAACGCCACCAGCAACACCCGCATCACCGTCCCCACGGGCGGCGACGTCGGCGTCTGGATTCTTACAGCACAAATCTCGTGGGACAACAATACGACTGGGTACCGAAACCTCACAATCCGAAAGAACTCAACAACGAACCTTGCTGTTGCCCGTCACGCCCCATTTTCGAGCAGTAGTATCGGACTCGTACATAGCCTAACAGCATACGATGATGCCCCGGCGGTCGGGGATTTCTACGAGATCAACGTGCAGCAAGACTCAGGCGGAGAAAGAACCGTAGCTACCTCCGAGTCGTTCTACGCCGCCGTTCACCTTTGGTAAAAGGAGACACGCCCCATGTTCACCATCGAGCTAAACCTAAGAAACCCGCTGACCGGCGAGTCGAAGCGGTTGTTCTACCAGTTCGATCCCGCCACGATGACGCAGACGAAGTGGAACAATGCGTACCCCGCGGTCAAGACAGAGATCGACGCGCTTTCCGCGCTTGCTGTTCAGAACAATCCCCCAACCTGGTAAACGAAGATGCCACAACAAAACAGAATGCATTGCTCAAGCTGCGGCGAGTCGGTCTACAACGTTATGATCGACGGCGTCCGCGTACCGCTCGTCGCCTATATGGTCGTCGGCCAGCCGGAAGATACCGGCCCGGTCATCGACGCGACCGACCCGAACGTGAAGCTGCCCAGCTTTGTCCGGGCGATAATGAACACGCCAGTCGCACGCGTCGAGTGGTGCATGAAATGTCTCGCGGATGTGTTCGGTCTGGCGCTGGTCACACCAGCAGAAGACCCGCTCTACTCCGATGAGCAGGTGGGCGAGGAGCGGAAAATGATCGAGGCGCTACAGGCCGACCTGGACGTGTCGAGCGTGGATAGGGCGAAGCAGGTCTACGCTCGGACGATGACGGCGATCAAGGTGGGACGTGGCGTGCAAGTACCGAGGCCGGTCTTGACGGTAAACCCGTAGAGGAGGTAGCAGATGCCGGAAGCTAAGAGCAGGAAAAAGGTGTTCGAGCAGGACGGGTTCTTCTGCAACGTGAACCGCGTCGAGGACGAGGGCGAGGGCGGTGTCGTGTCACTCGTGATCGATCCTCCACACGCGCCCGACGACAGCTTCTTCGAGGACAAGAAGATGACGGGCGCGACGCTCACGCTGAACCATCGCAAGGACGAGCCGATGCGCGCGTGGCCGGTGACGCTGGCCGAGAAGCAGGGCAAGCGGTACCAGGTGGTCGTGTACGAGTACGACGCTCCGGCGAAATAGCCAAAATCTCCTCTGGCGCCTCCGAAGCCACCCGACATAGACTGAAAAAGCGGGGGGACTCGCCCATCCAAGGGCGGAAGAAACCCCCCTAAAACCGAGACGCTGCGCTACAACCGCGGCCGTTCGCTCCGGAGCAAGGGAGCGGCGGCCGCTTTTTGTTTTCAGGGGAGATCCGAATGTGAAGTACTCGATCCGACGACGACGGGCACGACGGATGGACCCGTGAACGATAAAGCGCCCCTCACTCCGTCCCCTGCACCGCCTGACCCGGCGCAAAGCAACGGGTTCCGGTCGTGGCACGACGTGCCCGGCCCGCTCACGAAGCTCAACTTCTTCATCGCGCAGTACCGGCCATTCGTCTATCTCGCGTTCGGCGCGCTGCTCTGGATGGGGATACAGGTCACGGGACCGGGCTCTCGGATCGGAGCGGCAGAAGTCAGGATCACCGATGTCGAGCGCATGCTGTCGCGACTGGTCAACATCACCGAGGCCAACGCGCGCCTCAACTGCTTCAACCCCCAGTACACGCAGCAGCAGCGCGAGCTCGTCGGTCTCGACTGCGCGGCCGTGTTGCGCGGTGACTACGTGAGGCAAGTAAGGTGACGGGGCTCAAGGGCTGGCTTCAGGATTTCCCCGGCAAACACCTCCTGCGGGTGGCCGCTTTCTTCGACCTTTGCGGCGCCGACGGACGCCTCTCGTTCGCCAAGCTGGTGCTCGTCACGCTCCTCGCCGGCTGGATGGCGGGCCGCCCGCTCGAGGCAGCGCTCGCCTTCGTCTTCGTAGGCGCGTCGTACGGCTGGAAGTGGGTCCGGCTGCGCACCGCCTCCGGCGACTCCGACGGGGAGCACGAATGACGGCGCCGGCAACGAAGACGGTCACCAAGCTGAGCGAGAACTTCTCGCTCGAAGAGTTCGCCGTTTCGGGCTCGCACCCGGAGCTCGTGCAGCCGGTCCCGATCCGCTACCAGGCCAACGTGCGGCGCCTCGTCGAGACCATCCTCCAGCCGTTGCGCTCGCTATGGGGCAAGCGCTTCAGGATCCTCTCGGGCTACCGAGACGCCACGCTGAACGGTGCGGTCGGCGGATCATCGACCAGCCAGCACCGCCGAGCCGAGGCATCCGACGTTACTACCGAGAACGTCCGCGGGCTCGTACGCGCGATGATCGTCCGGCCGAACAAGTTCCCGACAGGTCAGGTGATTTATTACCCGTCCCAGAACTTCGCGCACATCGCGCTGCCGAGCGCCCGGTACGAGGTGCCGACGTTCTTCGTCTGCACCGGCCCGAAGCAGTATGAGCTGGTCCGCAACGCGGCCGATTTCGACCGGGTTGTTGCCCGCGTTACGGGGGTCCGCTGATGCTTCTCCCCCGCGTAGACCGCTGGATCGAGCGCGCCCTCATCGTCGCCGGCGTCGTGCTGATCGCCGGCCTCGCGTTCCACGCGTACTCGACCGTGAGCGCAAATCTCGGCGCCGCCCGGATCGAAGCCCGCCAGGCCAAGGCCGATGCCGACAGCGCCCGGCTCGACGCCGGCGTTGCCAGGCAGGAAGCCGCCGCGGCGAAGACCGAGCTCGCGCGCGTCCGCGTAGCTGCAACCGCTTCCGATCGGCGCGCGGCCGCGGCCGCGTCGCAGTACCGGGAGCTCAGGGACACCGTCTCGATCGAGGACACCGCCGCGGTCCGTGCCGTGCTCGTCGCAGCCGACTCCGCCGTGGACGAGGCGGAGAGGTCGCGCGACCGCTTCCGCTTTGCACTCGCAGCGGCCGACTCCGTGATCACCGCGCAGGAACGTCAGATCGCCGCGCTCGAGCGTGAGAACGCTGCTCTCCGCCGTCAGGTCGCTGCCACGGAGCGTCAGATCCCGTCCCGGTTCGGCCGCACGCTTGGGGCCGCACGCTGGCTTATAACCGGGGCGGCAATCGGTGTTGTGCTCACGCGGTGACGGGCGGGCGCCGGCCTCGCGCGACCTGGTAAGCCCGGCCGGATCCGGCAGCGGCGGCCGGCACGGGCCGGTTCCGTACTACGGCCCGCCGGCGGGCCGGCCGAGCGAGAGCGGAGAGTTCGCGTTCTGCTTCGACCCGAGGTACTGGCGTTGCCGGGACTGCGGGACCTGGACGCGCGATCGCATCGAGGTGGTGACGCCGCGGTGCAGCTGCTGCGGCCGCCGGCGTCCGAAGAACTGGAGCGCGCTGGCGGCGACGTGAACGCCGTGCCCGCAACGACGACTTGGCGCGTGTCGAAGCGGTGCGGAGCGACCGACATTTCCGAGATCTGCGCCCCGCGCGCGAACGCGATGCGCCGCGGCGACTTCAGGTGGGACTGGAAGCTCGGCGCCTGGACTGATCGCGCCCGGCCGCTTCGGCAGATGACGAGCCGGACGAAGTACTTCGTCTATTCGGAGCGCCGCGACGTCGCCCACGTGGACCACTCCGGCGAACCGGTCCAGATCTGGGACTGCCCGTGGTGCGGCCGCGCGCTTCCGTCGCTCGCCGTAGAATCACCGATGTTCGGCCAGGGCGACGGCACCGAGTAAGCCTAGGCTGCCCTTGCCGGAGTAAAGCGGTGGACCATCTCCTCCCGAACCGTGAAGTCCAGCTGGCGACTCAAGTCGATGACCCCCCTCGCGGACGGCGCCGGCAGGTGCGCGTCTTTTGGCAACCGCGTCAAAACGACAAGCGACCATATCGCGATCGAACCGACAGGAGAAGTAAACCAGGCGAGAGTCGCGAAACCCGAAAAAATGCGAACGGCTCGTCGCCCAGCCGGTCCGAGGTCGCTCAGGTGGTCTTGCGGAACGCCAGCGTTCGCAATCTCCAACATCAGCGGGAAAAAATGCGTCCGACCGGTCAGTACATAGCTGACGAGGTCAGTGATGATCTGAGAGTGCAGCACCAAGCTGGGCAACGAGACGAGGATCCAGATCACGAGCAGCGCCCACGGCACCACCCCGAACCCAGCGTTCTCCAGCATCGACCACCCGATAAGGGCGGCAGTCCAAAAGGCCGCGGCGATGATTCCGTGAAGTAGAACGATGCCGCGCAGCCACAGCCTGCGGGGTTGATCGGAGATCATGCGGGACATAGGTGAAGCGGTCATTTCAGGTGCGATGGCGTATCCTCGCTAAATGCTTGGATGAAAGTACGCCCCAGGTAAATGATGCGCTTGCCGAGGTCGAAGATAGCGAACACGCCGGCGCCCGCAACAAGGAAAAGGTCCGAGAGTAAAGATAAGACGCGTATACCCCAGTCCTGCGTAACAGGTTCGGGCATGCGGGAGAGCACCGACAGTAACCCCGCCCTTACGACGATCGCCACCAGAAGGACCAATCCGTCCCAGATGATGGTGAAGATGAACTCGAGCCGAACGTAACCGAGCTCCCAGAATACGCGTCCCGCCTTCCGGAGCTTGCGCGTCCCAGTCACGGCTTGCCGGAGTGATTCCCAACGCTCGCCGAAGCGGAGCCTAGCCGGCCAGTTGGGCTAGTCGCCATTAACACCCGCTTACTCGGCTGCGCCGGTACCCGCGGGCTAACGCGTCGGACTCCTGACGGAAGTACACGCGCTCCTGCGGCACGAGCTTCGTGACCATCACGCATGGTGCGCGGTAGTAAATCTGGCCGTCGACGCTCCCCACCCAGTCGAAGAGAGCTGAATCCCGAGCTGATGCGCTCTGGCCGAGCAAGGCGTCCATCCTGCTCGGTGCCGCGGCCGGTTCACGCGGCGCCGGCGACGTTCCGACCCGACAGACTTTGTTGGCTGCAATGCAGGAGTTGCCGCAGGGTATCCCCTTCGTGCATCGGCGCTGCGCGTCCGCGCTCGAGGCAGCTAGAGCTACGGCCAGGAGCGCTACGATCGTTCCGTTCATTATCCCTCCGGGAGAGGTTGCCAATGTGCGCCCGGGTGCACGGCGTAGTCCACTACTACTGGTAGTAGTTTTTCGCTGGAATGTCATGCCTGGTCGATGAGTCGGGAGATATGCTGATACGCCGCGGCCGCGTTCGCCTGCCGAATCCGGCGCTCGTATTCGGCGAGCAACTCGATGAGCTGGATCTCCTGCTCTTCCGTGAGCCGGTCCTCGCCGGCCATGTAGCGATCGAGCGAACCCGCCTCGAGTCCTAGCGCGGACTCCACGGCGAACCGCGTGGTGAAGCCGGTAGCAAACACGGCGTAGAGCTGCGAGGCGGGGGCGATCATCGCGTCAGTGCACGATGTTGAACTGGAAAGGCATTTGGACCAACTGTCTTACCGGCCGTCCCTGTACCACTGCTGGGGTGAATCGCATCCGTGGAAGATGCGCCCGAACGGCGGCGGTAAAGAGCTCGTTCGACGACCGAAGGACCTTGAAGCTTGATGCCTCGGGCAGGCCAAGTGTGTTTACGACGAACTGAGCCACTACTTCACCGCCGACGCGAGATCTCCGGAGCGCCTCGGGATACGGCACCTGCACTGTCTCAGCAAACGGAACTACTTCCGACTCGACTTGGAATGAGAAATAGGTGACTCCTTCGTCAAGGGAGGGCGTCACGGCCTCGGCGGGAGACATCGAGACCGTCTGCGCAGCGGCGTCACGCATTGAAGTGACAAAAGCCCGGGCGCGCGCGGCGGACAACTCTACCATCACGGAATTCACTCCATACCGATCGCCCAGGTACACATACTCGACCGATGAGGCAGTGGTGACTTCCCTCGACCAATTGAGGCCCTCCAACCAAGGGCCCTCATGCTTTACACGTTCCCGCGGTCCCGCCTTCAGGCCGACGGCCATCGCTGTCTCTGTTGAGTCGGCCCAACCTCGTACCTCCGCCGGCTTGGAGACCCTGGTTACTCGATCAAACCCATCGACCCCACGCAACTGTACCCTGCCTTGGTCGGTGGCGGCAATCTCGATCTGCGCCGTTCCGTCTCGAAATGTTGCGACAACGCGCTCGCGCGTTTGCGACTGGCCGGGAGTGACGATCCCCAACAACAGCAGCGGGCAAGCGCTTATGTGCGCCCACGCTATACAAGAGGTCATGCTGAAGCCGCCGGTTGGGCTGCCGTGGAGCTTGCATCCTGCTCTTCAATCTTGGCGCGCGCCCTTTCCCGGCGTCGGGATGCCTTCCGGATCATCTTCTCCGCGCCGGCTGCCTTATCGCCCTCCAAAACGTCGCGCTTGAAAACTTCCGTGCGGATGAGCTCATCCAATTCTGCCTCGCTGACCTTCAGCCCGGGGAAGAGACGGCGTAACTGGCGCCGCACGGTCCGAACAGAGGCGTCGTCGAGGAGAAGTTGCGCGACCACATACCGGCTGGTCGCCTCCTTATGCTTCCAAAAGAGGTCGATCTCGGAGCAGTTCTCTGCTTCCTTGCTGACGAGATAAAGCTTCTCAACGGTGTCCGCTGGCTTCCCTGCCAACATATCGATTTCGAACACCAGGTCATGGTGGATCGGCTGCTCGAATCGGATCCGGTGCGCTTGCCATGTAACTCCATTCGTGAGCAGAATCCACTCGATGCCCTCCCGGGAGCCGTACTCGATCGCCTGCCGAAGGTGATTGTCCTTGAGATCGGTGCCGATCGATTTTACCTCGATCAGATACAGCAGCCGGCCTCGGCTCTTAATTGCGAGATCGCAGAACGTGCTCCGGACCGAGAGCTCGGTCGTGACATCCTCGTACTTGTCCCAGCCGAGTAGGTCGGTAAGCATGTCGCTGACGATCACGGATGTATCTGACTCGTTGACGTCCCGTTTTCGCGCAGACCCGAGGATCTTCTGGTATCTCCGCAAGGCCGGTCTGGCGCGGTCGATGAAGCGCTTCGGCACTAGTCCCATGCTATAGCCTCCAGTCTTAGGTCGAGTCGCACGCCCGCCGTAACGAGAACAGCGAAAAAAGAATAAGGCAACCAGAAGCCAGAACGCCTTCCATCGCTACCTTGCCTTCACCTTGAAGCCGCGCTCCCTGAGTACGTTGCGAATGGCGAGCGCCAATACTTTGAGGCGGTCGAGAATCTCATCCTCGGAATAATCTGTGGGCTGACCGCGCCCGACGAAGAACTTGAAGTTCTCCGGCGACGTTAGCGCCGCCTTCGCCGATTCGATCTGCTCATCGGGGACGTCCGCCTCAGCGAGCTCGAGCTGGAATGCGCGCAGCCACACACGGACCGCCCTCGGTAGGCCGAGCGCGATCGCTGGCACGCGGTCCTCTGCGGACGCAGCCGTTCGGCTACGCGTGGCATACCCGTCCCCGCTGTAGACCTCACGCAACCGCAGCTGCTGTCCCTCCGTAATCGGAAAGCCCCGTTCCCATCGGCTGACCGTCGCAGTGTCCTTTCCGAGCAGATCGGCAACCTGTTTTTGCGTCAGGCCTGCCCTTTCCCGCAGCGCCTTTAACTCCCGCCCAGCCAACGGTTTATCCGGCGCATCGTTACCGTGATTCCTAGGCATGTCCAGTTTTGCCTCTTGACGCCTAGACATTCCTAGGTAAGGTTCTGCGTTGGCTGGTGCGTCATCTGACTCAACATCGGGGCGGCAATGGAGAAAGTCAAACGGCTGGTGGAGGCAGGTTCGACGGTGAGCGGCGCAATCAAAGAGCTTCTCTCCCAGAGCGGCCTCACCGTCGCCGGCTTTTCTGACAAGTACGATCGGAACCGCAGCAACATGAACCAGGTCGTCATGGGAACCCGCGCCCCCACGGACGCCGATCTAGACGCATTCGTTTCGGAGTTCGGCGGAACGCCTGCCGACTGGCGCGAGCTGCTCCACGAGGCCGGCCGTCCGACGGCAAGGGCGAGCTGATCCATGCCTGCGACACTGGCCCGGACCGCCCCCGCTTCAAACCACCAGTTGCACCCGCTGGTGGAGATCGAGCGCGTCGAGGAGCTGCTCGCTTCGAAGATCGTGAAGATCTCGCGCGCGGCAGCGTGGGGGAGGCGCTCCGCAGAGATCCGGCAGCTCGAGAAGGACGTGCTGCACCGGCGAACGCGCGCCTTTCGCACGACGGCCAGGCTGCTGCTCTCGGCCCAGGACAACGGCGTCGAGCTATCGGAAGCGTTGGAGTTCCCACAGCTCCTGACAGCGGTCCTCCGGAACCGCCAGGAAGAGGCGCCGCACCTCGCGTTCAACGAGTTCCATTTCCTCGAGACGCAGATCGAGTGCGCGATCAACCCCGTCCAGGTCGCGATGATGCAGGGCGACACCTCGCGGCCGCGAAAGCAGCAGCTCCACGGGCTCCTCGTGCGCAACATCGAGATCCTGCAGCAGATGCAGCGGATGCTCGAGCTCGACCT is a window of Gemmatimonadaceae bacterium DNA encoding:
- a CDS encoding D-Ala-D-Ala carboxypeptidase family metallohydrolase, which translates into the protein MTAPATKTVTKLSENFSLEEFAVSGSHPELVQPVPIRYQANVRRLVETILQPLRSLWGKRFRILSGYRDATLNGAVGGSSTSQHRRAEASDVTTENVRGLVRAMIVRPNKFPTGQVIYYPSQNFAHIALPSARYEVPTFFVCTGPKQYELVRNAADFDRVVARVTGVR
- a CDS encoding TonB family protein translates to MAVGLKAGPRERVKHEGPWLEGLNWSREVTTASSVEYVYLGDRYGVNSVMVELSAARARAFVTSMRDAAAQTVSMSPAEAVTPSLDEGVTYFSFQVESEVVPFAETVQVPYPEALRRSRVGGEVVAQFVVNTLGLPEASSFKVLRSSNELFTAAVRAHLPRMRFTPAVVQGRPVRQLVQMPFQFNIVH
- a CDS encoding helix-turn-helix transcriptional regulator — encoded protein: MPRNHGNDAPDKPLAGRELKALRERAGLTQKQVADLLGKDTATVSRWERGFPITEGQQLRLREVYSGDGYATRSRTAASAEDRVPAIALGLPRAVRVWLRAFQLELAEADVPDEQIESAKAALTSPENFKFFVGRGQPTDYSEDEILDRLKVLALAIRNVLRERGFKVKAR